A portion of the Candidatus Nezhaarchaeota archaeon genome contains these proteins:
- a CDS encoding RpiB/LacA/LacB family sugar-phosphate isomerase, with protein MVKVAVGSDDLYPCAKESAEYLRRRGFEVVVVGSLKSGKSEPWPDVALEVAKLVSSGEARWGLLVCYTGTGVSIVANKVRGVRAALCNDPGTARGARLWNDANVLVMSGRLVTEIMAREVIDAWLSVEAPDLSELGNIEKLKRIDAELRGPQCAPHL; from the coding sequence ATGGTTAAGGTTGCCGTGGGCTCAGACGACCTCTACCCATGTGCCAAGGAGTCCGCTGAGTACTTGAGGAGGAGGGGCTTCGAGGTCGTTGTTGTCGGCTCCCTTAAGAGCGGCAAGTCGGAGCCTTGGCCCGACGTGGCGTTAGAGGTCGCTAAGCTCGTCTCTAGCGGTGAAGCTCGCTGGGGCCTCCTTGTTTGCTACACTGGCACCGGCGTCTCTATTGTTGCGAACAAGGTTCGCGGCGTTAGGGCGGCGCTCTGTAACGACCCAGGCACTGCTAGAGGGGCTAGGCTGTGGAACGACGCAAACGTACTAGTCATGAGCGGGAGGCTCGTGACCGAGATAATGGCCAGGGAGGTAATTGATGCATGGCTATCGGTGGAGGCCCCAGATTTAAGCGAGCTAGGTAACATCGAGAAGCTGAAGAGGATCGACGCAGAGCTTAGGGGGCCTCAGTGTGCCCCTCACCTCTAA
- a CDS encoding SLC13 family permease, giving the protein MQLTALAIFLATIGFVIWGVVDRAVVAIIGTILMIALGVMSEVQAFHYVDWNVIAILLGIWIIANYFARTGVLEFLAVKAVKLSKGDLPLLVTLLGVLAGFVSMFVDNVVVILMFAPIVFYITDRLKLNPFPLIMFIGLCANTMGTALLLGDLPPQMLHAVSGIEFLEFVWIRGRPSSFIILTLTFLITTWLFYSTKFKRAFSQESLGVDIRARLKEMAELDESRCIKDRKLAAITVGAFIGTILAMSLRQLLGVKLGFIALTGALALVFTVETLRFKGKAERPGFEEVLSSLDWRAILFYIALFALVGGIEHVGLLDMLAEGIKPYLALPLVGLTILYWVTVPVVGIVEHDAYILTFLYVVKDLAGHGIDPWPLWWALLWSGTLGSNLTVAGAPALYVAINVCERNTGRKVSSRDFFSFSVPYVAVSTVVCYILAVLTWGL; this is encoded by the coding sequence GTGCAGCTGACCGCCCTGGCGATATTCCTTGCGACCATCGGCTTCGTGATATGGGGGGTGGTCGATAGGGCAGTGGTGGCCATCATAGGCACCATACTCATGATCGCGCTCGGCGTGATGAGTGAGGTTCAGGCATTCCACTACGTAGATTGGAACGTGATCGCCATACTCCTAGGCATATGGATTATCGCTAACTACTTTGCTCGCACCGGGGTGTTGGAGTTCCTCGCGGTGAAGGCTGTAAAGCTCTCAAAGGGCGACCTCCCCCTCCTCGTAACCCTACTCGGAGTCCTTGCCGGCTTCGTCTCCATGTTCGTGGACAACGTGGTCGTGATCCTAATGTTCGCCCCGATAGTCTTCTACATTACCGATAGGCTTAAGCTCAACCCCTTCCCCCTCATCATGTTCATCGGCCTGTGCGCCAACACCATGGGGACCGCCCTCCTACTCGGAGACCTACCGCCGCAGATGCTTCACGCAGTCTCAGGTATCGAGTTCCTCGAGTTCGTATGGATTCGCGGGAGGCCTAGCTCATTCATAATCCTCACCCTCACCTTCTTAATTACCACCTGGCTCTTCTACTCCACGAAGTTTAAGAGGGCTTTCTCCCAAGAGTCCTTGGGCGTAGACATTAGGGCTAGGCTTAAGGAGATGGCGGAGCTAGACGAAAGCCGCTGCATTAAAGATAGGAAGCTCGCAGCTATTACCGTAGGCGCCTTCATAGGGACCATCTTAGCTATGTCCCTGCGCCAGCTCCTCGGCGTAAAGCTCGGCTTCATAGCTCTGACCGGAGCCCTCGCCCTAGTATTCACGGTTGAAACCCTTAGGTTTAAGGGGAAGGCTGAGCGCCCAGGGTTTGAGGAGGTCCTCTCATCCCTAGATTGGAGGGCTATCCTCTTCTACATAGCCCTCTTCGCCCTCGTAGGAGGGATCGAGCACGTAGGCCTCCTAGATATGCTGGCGGAGGGCATTAAGCCCTACCTCGCCCTCCCCCTCGTAGGGCTTACCATCCTCTACTGGGTCACCGTCCCCGTAGTGGGCATCGTAGAGCACGACGCGTACATCCTCACCTTCCTCTACGTAGTAAAGGACCTCGCTGGGCACGGCATCGACCCCTGGCCCCTCTGGTGGGCCCTCCTATGGTCTGGTACTCTAGGTAGCAACTTGACCGTGGCCGGGGCCCCCGCTCTGTACGTAGCTATAAACGTTTGCGAGCGTAACACCGGTAGGAAGGTTTCGTCCAGAGACTTCTTCAGCTTCAGCGTCCCTTACGTAGCGGTATCTACGGTAGTCTGCTACATACTCGCAGTCCTCACCTGGGGCTTATGA